TGCTCCCAGTTTTCCAGCGTCCGCTTCGACACTCCCAGCGCGCGGGCGAACTCCGTCTGCGACAAGCCAGATTGGGCTCGGGCCGCCATCAATTCCCAGCGCGGACCGGTGAGAACTTCGTCCTTTTCCACCGTCCCATCTGCCCGCTGGATACGGCGACGGACCGTGCCATTCTCCAGCACTTCAAACTCGGTCTTACGCGCCCAGCGCCCTGCCCTCAGATCACGCACGGCTTCGAGGAGTTCAGCGCCAATGTCGCGCCCCGCGTCGCGAGCGAGCAGTTCTTTTTCAGTTTTCGGCATGTTCCATCTCCTCGCGTAGCGCCTTGAGCACATGCCCAGGAATTGAATCCCGTGCGCTCTTGGCGTAAATCACCAGCATCAGCATTTGCCCAGCGGAGGTGCGCCTGTAGTAGCACACCCGCACACCGCCGGACTTTCCGCTCCCGGCGCGGCTCCAACGCACCTTGCGCACCCCACCTGAGCCGCGCACTACGTCGCCCGCCTCTGGGTGTTCGCATAGATACTCCTGCAATTCTGTATATTCCTCGTCGGTCAGGTAATCGGGCAAAAGCGCACAGAAGAGCGGGGACTCAATGAATTGGTAGCGCATGACCTCAATTATACGCATCGCGCGTACATGCGCAAAATGCTCACAAAAGAAATAGCATCTGCAATCGGTCTTTACTCAACCAAGGGGCCTGCTGGCGTCCGGAAGCCAGCGGCTCGGAGAACGCCGCCAGAGTGAATCAGATGTTGCGCCTGCAGGATGGGAATGCTCAGATCGCTGTCTCCGCGCTTGGATCGAGACGCGGAAGCGCCCTGCGAATTGGCGTGATATGGTCAGACCGAGGCGCTCAAGCCTGGCAAAATCAGAGAAGCAAGCCGGTCCGAGGGGCCATCGCGAAAAGATTCAATCACTGCCGCAGCATTCAACATTAAGGACCAAAGCAATGAACACAAATAGTCACTTTCAAACCCCGCGCGCGATCATGCGTCAAGGTTCTTGGCTGATCTCCGCACTGGCCGTGTCGGTTTTGAGCGCCTGCGCTTCAAGCGGGGGCGATCATGTCACTGGCGTCATGGCGGTCACCATCAAACCCGGTGACACCGCGAACTGCGACTCTAGCCCTTGCCAGGTGTCCTTCCAGATGCCGCCGGGCTCTGGCACCTACGAGGTGACGGGAAACCAGGTTAAGATCGGTGACTTTCCCGCCGGCGAAACTGTCTCGCTTGGCGGTTTAGACGAAAGCAACGCCATCAAGGTGATCGGGGCCGATGTTCCGACAGCCTATGTCTATATTCCAACGATGCGGTAGCCCCGATGCATTGCCAGTGACCGCCCCAAATATGATCCGCCATGCCTGAGATTTCCCGATTCGGGCTCGGAAAAGCCTCGCATAACTCAGGGGCCGCTGGTGCCACCTGGTTCGACGTCGACATGGCCGACGACGCTGATCGCCAATGGCTGATGGGCTTGCAAGAGATTAACGATCAGACCAGGCAGGCGTTATTAGCGCCGGTGCGTTTCAACCATTATGAACAGGTGCCTGACGGCACCTTGGTAAGTATCAGAACCCCGCGTTCCGAGCAGATTGAGGATATCAGCGAACTCGCCGATTTGAAGTTACTGATCGGCCCGGCCCGGGCGATGACCGTGCGATCTGGCCCGATCGCCGCCGTGGAGGTGTTACGACGGCACACGTCGGACAGCTCACTGGTAACGGCCGTGGATTTGCTCGGATTCATGGTCTCGGCGATGACCAAGCGGATGGAAGCTGTCATCTTTGATCTGACCCAAGACATCGATGCCGTCGAGGATGCCCTGCTCGACGGCGGTTCCGCCCCTCCCCCGCAGGCGCTGAGCGAGCTGCGGCGGCGAATTTTTCGCACCCGACGGCAAGTCAATGCCGCCCAGCAGGTGCTCGCTCCGATGACGACCGACCCCGCCCTGGTGCTGGATGCCGATGACCGTGAAACCTTGGTCCGGTCCTCAAATTACGTGACCCGCTATTTGCAAGGGTTGGATGAATGCCGCACCCGGGTGCAGCTGTTGGAGGATCAAATCGATGCGCAACGCTCGGAGACCATGACGCGTTCCAGCCTGAATCTGACCATCGTCGCGACCGTGTTTTTGCCCTTGACCTTCATCACCGGTCTGCTCGGAATGAACGTCGCGGGCATCCCCGATCAACACAATCCGTTCGGCTTCTGGACGGTGACGGGATTGTCTGTCCTCGTTGCTCTGCTGGCTTGGGTCTTGCTGCGTCGCGAAATCCATGATCGCCAGCTCGATCAGGCCAGTCGCCCGAAAAAGACACTAGCGCGAGAGCCCAAGACCTTGACTCCAGAAAACGTCGAATTGACCCTCCCTCCCCGGCCCAGCGCGGAAACCGGGCATCAAGACAAGTCAGATCAAACAGCAGTGGAAGGACATCACCCGGGTTTCCGTCGCAAGATTGTCAGGATCTATGGCTTTGCACTGCTGCTTGCGCTTGCTCTGTTCTTTTTTCACCTTGTTATGATCTTCGATGTGGCTGGCGCAATCATTGGACGGAAAGCGTGGATGCTGGAGCATTTTGGGCACCATACTGGCAAGACTTTGATCCTTGGCTGTTTCTTTCTGTTGTTCGCGGCCCACCTGGCAGAATCTGCGGCCTGGGGATTGTTTTTGCGCGGAGAGCGACTTTTGCCAAGCCTGACCGAAGGCGTCTATTTTGCCGCCGCATCCATCACGACGCTGGGCTTCGGCGATGTCCTGCTGAAATATCCCTGGCGACATATCGGACCACTGATCGCTATCTCCGGAGTGCTGATGTTTGGCTGTTCGACGGCTTTCTTGTTCGTGATCATGCAAGACGTCTGGGTCGGTCATCTTTAACTTGCATGCAAACCCTGGCCTGTCCCGATTGTGATCTGCTGCAGAGCGTCCCGGACCTCCCACCCGGAGGCAAGGCGAGCTGCGCGCGCTGCGGCCATGCGCTGGCAACCGGCACCGCCGGCCCGATCGGCCGACCGCTGGCGCTGACCATCGCCGCGCTCTTTTTGTTGATCATTGCCAATATCGACCCGCTGATGGATCTTTCAGCCGTGGGTCGCCACGCAAGCACCACCATCATCGGCGGTGCTTATCAGATGTGGCTTGAGGGCCAACAGGCGACGGCGGTTGTCGTCGGCTTCTGCGCGGTAGTCGCCCCGGCAGGCTATATTCTGTTCATGTTGGTCGTTTTGCTTGGCGCCGGGCGAACGCCAGTGCCGCGCTGGGTCGGGGAGATGCTGCGCTGGGCCGATCGCATGCGGCCCTGGTCCATGGTCGAGGTGATGATGCTTGGCATCCTGGTGGCCTTGATTAAGATCGCGGACCTGGCCAAGGTTGAGCCCGGCATCGGTATGGCCGCGGTGGGCGTTTTGATGCTGCTGATCCCCGCCATTGAGGTCAATTTCGACCCCCATGCGATCTGGCATCGGGTCACCTGGGTCGAGCCGAAGTCATCACCACCGATCGCCGACGATTCGGCGCCTGGGACCTCGTCCTGATGGCTGCTGCGCTGACCGCCGCGCAAGCCGGCTTGATCGGCTGCGAGCATTGCGGTTTGCTGGTACGGGCCGCAAGTGCCGACGAGCCGGGCCATTGCCCGCGTTGCGGCAGCCCGCTTGAGTCGCGGCGGCGGCAGTCCATTGAGCGCACCTGGGCGCTGGTGATCGCGGCGGCAATCTGCTATATCCCCGCCAACCTGCTGCCAGTGCTCGGGACCACCACGCTCGGTTCCACCGAGTACGACACCATCATGGGCGGCGTGGTTTTCCTCTACACTTCCGGCTCTTGGCCGCTGGCGCTGATCGTGCTGATCGCGAGCGTGATGGTGCCCCTCGGCAAGCTGATCGCGCTCGGTTATTTGCTCATCTCCGTGCAACGACGCTCGTCGAGCAGCAATCGAGAGCGGACCCGACTCTACCGCATGGTCGAATTTATCGGACGTTGGTCGATGCTGGATGTCTTCGTCGACACCTTTACCGTGGCCCTGGTGCAGCTCTCGCCGCTGATGGCGGTGAGTCCCGGCCCCGGGGTCATGTTTTTTGCCGCTGTCGTCGTGCTGACCATGATTGCGGCCACCACCTTTGACCCCCGCCTGATCTGGGACGCGGGCGGCGAACCGGAGTCCCGAATTGGCTGACGCCCTCGACAGCAATACCTTGCCGCAAGCTACACTAACACCGCCCCGGCGTTCGCGGATCTCCGCCATCTGGCTGATTCCGTTGCTTGCCGCCGCGGTCGCTATCGGCATCGCGGTCAACCGTATCCTGAATGAAGGCCCGACCATCTCCATCCTGTTTCAATCCGCCGAGGGGGTCGAGGCCAACAAGACCATCATCAAGTACAAGGATGTCAAGATCGGCCAGGTGACGGCGGTGGAGCTTCACCAGAACTACTCCAAGGTTATGGTCACCGCGAGAATCGACAAGCACGCCGAGGGGCTGATGGTCGAGGACGCCAAGTTCTGGGTGGTGCAGCCGCAAGTCACCCTGAGCGGCGTCTCCGGGCTGAGTACGCTCTTGTCCGGCAACTACATCGGCTTTGAGATGGGCAAGTCCTCAAAGCCTCAGCGCCATTTCACCGGCCTCAAGGTGGCGCCTGTCATCCCCATCGACCAGCCCGGCCGCGAGTTTGAGCTGACTGCCTCCGATCTCGGCTCGGTCAGCGTCGGCTCGCCGCTGTATTTTCGTCGCCTTCAGGTCGGCCAGGTGATGACCTACCAGCTCGCCCCGGACGGCAACTCCGTCTCGATCAGCGTCTTCGTTAACGCCCCCTTCGATCACTTTGTCAGCGCCCAGACGCGCTTTTGGAACGCCAGCGGTGTCGATGTCTCACTGGGCGATGGCGGTTTAGACGTGCGCACCCAGTCGCTGGTGTCGCTGCTTGTCGGCGGCATTGCCTTTGCGACGCCAAGCTCCGCCGTCGAGCCCGCACCCGCAACGGCCGATACCACCTTCGTGCTCTATGCTGATCGCGCTACCGCGATGAAGCAGCCGGAGACCATCTCGCGTCATTACGTCCTTTACTTCACGGAATCATTGCGCGGGTTGACTGTAGGAGCACCGGTGACCCTGTTCGGACTGCCGGCGGGCGAGGTGGCCGACGTGGGCATCGATATCGATCCGGCGACAACGGAGGTTCGGGGTCGGGTGGAAATTGTCGCCTATCCGGAGCGGCTCGTGTCTGATATGCATACAGAGCAGTCGTCGAGTGCGCAAGCGATGGTGCAGAACCCCGAACAAAGTCATGCGTTCTTTCAGCGCCTGGTGATGGACCGGGGGCTGCGTGCCCAACTGCGCAGTGGCAGCCTGCTGACCGGCCAGTTGTTCGTGGCCTTCGATTTCTTTCCCGACGCGCCCAAGGCGGAAGTCGACTGGGGTCCGAAGATGCCTGTCATCCCGACCGTCCCGGGCACGGTGACGAACCTGGAGGACAAGGTCTCGGACATTCTCGCCAAGGTGGACAAAATCCCCTTTGAAACCATCGGCAGCGAGGTCGCGCAGACTCTGCTGGCCTTGAACGAAGCGATTAAGGACATCGACAAGGCCGTGAACCGCATCGACAAGGGCGTCATCCCTGAGCTCAAGCCAGCGATCTCTGCGGTTCGCAGCGCCATGATGTCCGCGGATCGGGTGCTGAAAAATACCGACGCGACCTTACTCGGCAAGGATGCGCCTGGACAGCTGGAACTGCGTGACGCCTTGCAGGAGGTCAGTCGTGCGGCACGCTCCTTGCGCGTACTCACGGACTATCTCGAACGCAATCCGTCATCCTTGATTCGCGGCAAAAATGGAGAGAAACCCTGATGGCTCCACAGATCCGCTCAGGCCTCAGTATCCCCCCCAGTTTTAGCCTGCTTATCTGTGCCCTTGCGGCCGTGCTGGCCGGCTGCGCCTCGCCGGCGGCGCGCTTCTACACACTGAGCCCCTCGACGAACAGCGTCGCGCCCGCCTCCAGCCTGTCGATCTCCGTCGGTCCGGTGAGCGTGCCGGCAGCGGTCGACCGCCCGGAGATCGTCATCACCGCAGGTCCGAATCAGGTTCGCCTGGAGGAATTCGACCGCTGGGCCTCGCCGCTGAAGGACGAGATCTCGCGCACCGTTGCGGAGAACCTGGTTGCCCTGTTAGGAACGTCGCGGGTCATCCAAGCATTAGGGGCGTCGAGCGCTGATGTCGACTATCGCGTCTCCATCGAGGTGCGGCGGTTCGACTCGACGCCCGGCGACGCCGCTACGCTCGATGCGGTCTGGACCCTGCGTCGCCCCGGAGACGGCAAGTCAATGATAGGGCGGACCAGCACGCGCGAGCCTGTTCGGGAGCCTGTTCGGGAGCCTGTTCAGGAGCAGGGCTACGACGGACTCGCTGCCGCCCACAGCCGCGCGCTGGCGCGACTCAGCCAGGACATCGCAGACGCGGTGCGTGCGCAACACTGAGTGAAAACACTACGCATTCTTGCCTGGCTTCTCTTGACGGTGCTTGTCCTCTTGGGCGGCACCATCGCCTATCTGCCGTTCTATCTGCAAGATCATAAGGCGGACCTTGAAACCGCAGCGACTGAGGCCCTTGGGCGAGCGGTCGCCATCGACAGCGTGACCCTCGGCTGGTTGTCGCATCCACGCCCGGGCCTGTCGATCGCGCTCAAGGGACTGCGGGTATCGAATCCGGCCTGGGACACTGACGGAACCTTGGGTCCGCACCTGCTGGAGGCCGAACGGGTGGACCTGCTATGGCAACTGCGGGCGCTGTTGCACCGGGAGGTCCGCATCGACCAGCTGGTGATTCGCAATGCGCGATTGATGCTGCAACAGACCACCGATGGCCGCAACAATTGGCAGTTGGGCGCCAAAAAAGGCACAGGCAAGGGAAGCGGCCACATCAGCCTGCGGGTACCGAGGGTGCAGGTGCTCGACTCCGACATCAGCTTTGCGGCGGCCAAGGGGCCGGTGCGACGCGCCGAGATCACGCGGCTCCAGCTCGACGGGCTGGGCGCTGAACCTTTGGTGCTCCAGGCTGAACTGGTGATCAACGCGACGCCACTCTCCTTGAGTGGCAAAGCCGGTGCTGAGGATGCGCGGGCCGGTGCCCGCTGGCCCTTTGAGCTACTGACGCAGAGCGCCGACACCCGCGTCGAGCTGAATGGCAGCGCCCCGGCTCCCTTCGCTACCACCGGGTTGGACGCCAAACTCCAGGTGCAAGGGCCGACGGCGGCACCGCTTGGGCAGATCGCGGGGATCAATGGGCTACCGGCGGGACCGTTTCGGCTCGAAACGGACCTCAGCTGGGACGGCCAGACCCTGGAGGCCAGGGCGATCAACGGCTCATCGCAGGCCGATGGCCTGCCCGCACCGCTGACCATCAGCGATGGCGAGATCAGTGTGCCCTTGCATGGTCCCTGGTCCGTGCAGCTGACCGGGAAGCTCGGCGATCAGCCTGGGGCGCTGCAACTGACCTCGGTCGCCTTGCCGCAAGGCGCAGCACAAACGCCGGACACCAAGACGGCTGGCGCCCTGGCGATCAAGGCAACCCTGGCTGATGGCCGCTTCGACGGCGAACTGCAGCTGGCCGCAAAAAATGATGCACCAGCGCGGCTCAGCGGCACGCTCAACGCTGGATCGGTCTCATTGGATGCCTTCACGAAAGACGATGTGACCAAGCACACGAAGCAAGACACCGCAGAGCAAGGCTCCGCAGAATCCGCGGCCACCAAACCCAAGACCAGCAAGCCGCCAACCTGGGTCGACAAGCCACTGCCGTTTGATCTGCTGACGCGCCTTGATGCTGACCTGGAGTTCGCCGTTGAGGCCCTGACCTGGCAGCGGATCACCATGCGCGGGCTGCAAGCTCGAGCCAAGCTCCGTGGCGGCCGGTTTGAACTCGACGGGGTCAGGCTGGCGCTGCCAGGGCTGACGGTCACCGGTCAGGCGGTAGTGGACGCAAGCTCCGCGAGTCCCGCAAGCCCCAAGACACCCGCCCTCACGCTCAATCTGAAAACCGACCGCGTCGACTTGCCACAGGCCTTGTCGATGCTGGCACAACGCCCGAAGTTAGGCGGTAGCATCAATGGCTTGAGCCTGGACGCGGCGGCCAGCGGCACGACACCGGCGACACTGATCCGCACCCTGAGCAGCACCCTGGAGGCCCAATCGCTCCGGCTGCTACCGCCTGCCAAGCGCGGTCGGACGGCCACCGCCATCGAGTTTACCCGCCCCAAGCTGCGCATCGATGCCGGCGCGGCGGTGAGCTTCCAGACTGGCTTGGCGATGGCCAGTCAAGACGGGTCTGAACGGACCATGGACCTGACTCTGACGGGCGGTACCCTGGCCGACCTGCTGCCCGGCGGACGGTCCTGGCCGCGCATCGACGTCCTTGCTCAGACCCGTATAGACAAACATCAGCTCAGCATTCGTGGCCATCTGGGGCCGCTCGCGGCCATCCGCAGCGGTCGCGACCTGATGCTCGACCTTCGCCTGACCGAAGACACTGACCTCAATACCGCGCTAACTGGCAGCCTTACCGGCACGCTCGCCCGACTCGACGGCCTGACAGGAAGCCAACTCCAGGCGCAGCTCACCGGGAAGAGCCTGGCTGTATTGCATCCCGGGCTGCCACCGCAACCATTTGCGGCCAAGGCGCGCCTGCGTGGTCAGACCGGGCAGCTTGAGCTGCTGGACATTGAGGCCAGCACCGGTAGCAGTGATCTCGCCGGGGAGGTCCTTGTCGGCCTTGGTAAGCCTGCGCGGATCGACGCCACGCTGAACGCTGAGGTGCTGGACCTCACGCCCTTCTTCCCCCAAAAACCGGACCGGAAAGCGGCCCCCGATCGGGCAGAGGCGCCAACAGGCGCGCACGCCAGCAACGCACAGCCGCTGCCGTTCGACGGACTCAAGGCGGTCAACGGCTCGCTCAAGCTACGCGCCGGTCAGGTCCAGCTCAACGACATCGGCATGGACAACGGCACGCTTGATATCACCCTCGACGCCGGGCATCTGGTGCTCTCGGGCGATGCCGAACAGGACAGCTTGTCGGTTGCTCTGGAGCTGCGGCCCGCACAGAACGGCTGGGAGTTCGACCTGCATCAACGAGGCAAGCTAGATCTCGGTCGGCTAATCAAGGCGGAGAAGAAACAAACACTGCCGAACGACGTGACCGCCACCGACGAAATCCGCCTGCGCGGTGTCGGTGCCTCGGTGCCTGAATTGCTGCGCTCCGCCGACGGGCGCGTGGAGCTGGTGCTGGGTGCCGGACAGTTGAACCGCAAGGCCTCCCAACTGCCGTTAGGAGGTGTTGTCGTCAGCCTGCTCGAGACCGTCAATCCGACCCGAATCAACAACCTCGACATCCGGCGCGACCTCCTCAGCCTCAAGTGCGCGGTCATGCAGTTCGATATTGCCGACGGCATCGCCACCAGCAAGCGCGGGTTGGCGCTCCAAACCGATAACCTCAATGTGCTCGGCGGCGGAGCCATTAAGCTGGAGACGGGTGAGATCGAGATGCGCTTTAAGACCATCAAGCGTACCGGGGTCGGACTCAGCCTGCTCGGCGTCGCCGACCGTTTCATCGTCCTCGACGGCACCCTGACGGCGCCACATGCAAGCATCGACTCTGGTGATCTCGCCGTCGAAGGCGCGGCCGCCTGGGCCACCGGCGGTCTCAGTCTGGTGGCCGGTCAGATCACCCGCCGCCTGACTGCCTTCGGCAACCCATGCAACAAGGTGTTGAAGCGCGATGCGCCAGGGGCAGGACCGTAATTGTGGTCACAGGCCATGGCAATGACGCGGACGCTCCCCGCAAATTGGCGTGAAATGGTCAGACCGAGGGGATGAACTCTGGCAGCATTCCGGTAAATATATGCCTCTCACCGCCATGATTCCAAACCTGGCACTCGGGGCGGCTTCATTGATCCAAGCGGAAACGGAAATAAGTCATGCACGTACCTGTAACCCTCCATCGGATGCTGAGCACCCTAGCGGTCCTCGGCCTATCGACGTCTCCTGCCACCGCCACTGCGGCCGATTCGGTCGATCCCTTCGACGGTGACTGGCACTTCTCCCTGACGCCCTATCTCTGGCTGCCCAACGTCAACGGCACCCTCAATGGCAAGGTTCCGGGAGCCAACCTCAACCTCCCCGATTTCAACGTCAGCACCGAGATCGGTCCGAACGACTATCTGGAAAAACTCAAGTTCGGGGCTATGGCCAGTGGCGAGGTGCGTAAGGGCGAGTGGTCCGCCTTCACCGATATCATCTATATCGATTTCGGCAATCAGGACTCGCGCGTGCGCAACATCACCTATCCCGATGGCCGACCTTTAAGCGACATCAATGTGAAGGCCACCACCGACCTTTCGGCAACCGTCTGGACACTGGGGGGAGCCCGCACGCTGGTGCACAACCGCAAGGGAAACCTGGATCTGTTGGCGGGTTTTCGCTATGTAGGCATCGCTTCCAAAGTGAAGCTGAACACCCAGGGCACCGATGGCCTGCTCGACCTCGACCGCAACAAGTCGCGCGACTTGACCGAGTGGGACGGCATCCTCGGGGTCAAGGGCCAGATTCGCTTCGGCGACGGTCGCTGGACCATGCCCTACTACCTGGATGTCGGCACCGGCTCATCGAACTGGACCTGGCAGGCACTGGTCGGCGTGGGCTACGCCTTCGACTGGGGCGAGGTCAGCCTTTCCATTCGCAGTCTCTCCTACGATTTCAACGACAAGCATGACGCGGATCTGCGCATGACCGGCCCTGCTTTGGGAGCGTCCTTCCGCTGGTAAGTGAACGATCTCGACCCCGATATCGATACCGAATATTTAACCCGCGTAGACTCCATTGATGAAGAAACACCCTTTTTCCAGGCGGATGATCCGCGCGCTGGCAATACTGGCATCGCTGACAGCCGCCCCAGCCATGGCCGAGATGAGCGCAGAGGAACTCGCCAAGCTCGCCCAGAACCCGGTCGGTAACCTGATCAGCGTCCCCTTTCAGAACAACACCAATCTGAACTATGGGCCGGAGGGCGGCACGCAAAATATCCTCAATATCCAGCCGGTGATCCCGATCTCGATTAACGAAGATTGGAACATCATCACCCGTACCATCGTGCCCGTGGTCTGGATGCCATCGCTGGGCGAAGGAATCGGCAGCACGACTGGCATCGGGGATACTGTTTTCACGGCCTTTTTGTCGCCGGCCAAGCCCGGCAAATGGATCTGGGGGGTCGGTCCCGTCGTCCAACTCCCGACCAACACCAGCGACGAGCTGGGGAACGGTAACTGGGGGCTTGGGCCGTCTGTGGTGCTCTTGCATATGGAGCACGGCAATCCGTGGGTCTATGGCGCCCTGGTGAATAACGTCTGGTCGCTGAGCAGCAACCAGCAGGGCGGTTCCTACAACAACGGGCTGATTCAGCCTTTCCTCAACTACAACTTCAAAGGCGGCCTGTATCTGACCTCCGCGCCGATCATCACCGCCAATTGGAACGCCGACAGTAACAACCGCTGGACCATTCCGGTCGGCGGCGGCATTGGCAAAATCACACACCTCGGCAAGCTGCCGGTGAACATGCAGCTCTCCGGATACTACAACGCCGTGAGCCCGGATTTCGGTGCCGACTGGCAGATTCGCGCGCAAGTCCAGTTTATGTTTCCCAAATAGGATTGAGCTTCAATCCTGATATCAACAGGCGCCGCCATGGGGATGCGCCTAGCATCACGCAACCTAAAGAGAGACTTGATTATGTCGATTCGTACCCTGTTGACAACAACTGCACTGAGCGCCGTGATTGGACTCACCAGCGGCTTGGCCCTGGCCGAGTCTAAAACCGCGATGGAAGATGCCGCCATCAAGGCGGATGAGGCAGCCGAGGCAGACGCACTGGCCGCAGAGATCGTCGATGAGGAAGCCGTCATCGTCGATGAAGTCGAAAATGCCGTGGAGCACGAACAGGCCAAGGAAGCCGCCAAGCAAGGCGCGCGGGATTTGATGGATACGAAACACTGATCAGCGAGTGATCTGAATCCAGATTCATCCCGTGAACATCGGGAGCCTGAACAAAGCGTTCTTCAAGCGAAAAGACGAATGGGCAGGTCCCTGATCTGCACGACAGTCTTCCCCCGATTCAACAACCCATCAGCGAAGAGTAAAACAATGTTCCATTCCTATTCCAAAATGATCGGCGCGGCTGCCATGACCGCCATGATGCTTTTCGGCAGTCTGGCCATCGCCGGGGACGACAAACAGCCAGTTGGTGCGGTCTCCATTCAAGAAAAAGAACTCGGATTGATCATTGGCGGAAGCAAGGGTAGCGGGACCTTGACATTCCAGGGCGAAGAGCACCAATTCAAGCTCAAGGGTATCAGTCTTGGGGCCAATGTCGGCATGTCCAAAATGAGTGCCTCTGGTGAGGTCTACGATCTGACTAACGTTTCAGAGTTTCCGGGCACCTACACCAAGCTTGACGCCAGCGTCGCCTTGGGCGGCGGCATGGGCGGACTGCGCTTGAAAAACCAGAATGGCGTGATTTTGGTACTGCACTCACGCACCCAAGGCGTCGATCTCAATCTTGGAAGCATGAGCGGAATGACTGTCACGATGGAGTAGAGATGAATCCCCGCAAGCTGTTTTCCATCTGACTGTCTGCCGCTTGCCCGGCGATGCATGCAACCGGGCATGCAACCGGGCGAGCGGCATCGCAATGACGGTTTCTCCGAGTCTTGAGAAATATGCAAGCGGGGGGTGTTAAGCAAGAGTGACACTCATTTGGGCCAGGTTGGCCGACAGCTTGCGTGTGCTTTTTGGCTTAACTTACGGCGATGCCACCCAAGGGTTGATTACATCAATCCCTCCAGCCACGAAAGGGCTGGTGTCGCGCGTCGCCACTATCATTGTGTGCGCCGATGCCGTGGCTGCAACAAGTGGTTACGCTCTTCGATCTGCACATGCGGTTGCCACAGCGCGCGTCGCGATGGGCCGCAGTCTCCGCTATCCGTCGCTTATTGCATGACGGCACAGTCCCCGCTCCTTGCACCAGAAAGCTCCTCCCAGCACGG
Above is a genomic segment from Thiorhodovibrio litoralis containing:
- a CDS encoding transporter family protein, encoding MKKHPFSRRMIRALAILASLTAAPAMAEMSAEELAKLAQNPVGNLISVPFQNNTNLNYGPEGGTQNILNIQPVIPISINEDWNIITRTIVPVVWMPSLGEGIGSTTGIGDTVFTAFLSPAKPGKWIWGVGPVVQLPTNTSDELGNGNWGLGPSVVLLHMEHGNPWVYGALVNNVWSLSSNQQGGSYNNGLIQPFLNYNFKGGLYLTSAPIITANWNADSNNRWTIPVGGGIGKITHLGKLPVNMQLSGYYNAVSPDFGADWQIRAQVQFMFPK
- a CDS encoding DUF1134 domain-containing protein yields the protein MGRSLICTTVFPRFNNPSAKSKTMFHSYSKMIGAAAMTAMMLFGSLAIAGDDKQPVGAVSIQEKELGLIIGGSKGSGTLTFQGEEHQFKLKGISLGANVGMSKMSASGEVYDLTNVSEFPGTYTKLDASVALGGGMGGLRLKNQNGVILVLHSRTQGVDLNLGSMSGMTVTME
- a CDS encoding AsmA family protein, coding for MKTLRILAWLLLTVLVLLGGTIAYLPFYLQDHKADLETAATEALGRAVAIDSVTLGWLSHPRPGLSIALKGLRVSNPAWDTDGTLGPHLLEAERVDLLWQLRALLHREVRIDQLVIRNARLMLQQTTDGRNNWQLGAKKGTGKGSGHISLRVPRVQVLDSDISFAAAKGPVRRAEITRLQLDGLGAEPLVLQAELVINATPLSLSGKAGAEDARAGARWPFELLTQSADTRVELNGSAPAPFATTGLDAKLQVQGPTAAPLGQIAGINGLPAGPFRLETDLSWDGQTLEARAINGSSQADGLPAPLTISDGEISVPLHGPWSVQLTGKLGDQPGALQLTSVALPQGAAQTPDTKTAGALAIKATLADGRFDGELQLAAKNDAPARLSGTLNAGSVSLDAFTKDDVTKHTKQDTAEQGSAESAATKPKTSKPPTWVDKPLPFDLLTRLDADLEFAVEALTWQRITMRGLQARAKLRGGRFELDGVRLALPGLTVTGQAVVDASSASPASPKTPALTLNLKTDRVDLPQALSMLAQRPKLGGSINGLSLDAAASGTTPATLIRTLSSTLEAQSLRLLPPAKRGRTATAIEFTRPKLRIDAGAAVSFQTGLAMASQDGSERTMDLTLTGGTLADLLPGGRSWPRIDVLAQTRIDKHQLSIRGHLGPLAAIRSGRDLMLDLRLTEDTDLNTALTGSLTGTLARLDGLTGSQLQAQLTGKSLAVLHPGLPPQPFAAKARLRGQTGQLELLDIEASTGSSDLAGEVLVGLGKPARIDATLNAEVLDLTPFFPQKPDRKAAPDRAEAPTGAHASNAQPLPFDGLKAVNGSLKLRAGQVQLNDIGMDNGTLDITLDAGHLVLSGDAEQDSLSVALELRPAQNGWEFDLHQRGKLDLGRLIKAEKKQTLPNDVTATDEIRLRGVGASVPELLRSADGRVELVLGAGQLNRKASQLPLGGVVVSLLETVNPTRINNLDIRRDLLSLKCAVMQFDIADGIATSKRGLALQTDNLNVLGGGAIKLETGEIEMRFKTIKRTGVGLSLLGVADRFIVLDGTLTAPHASIDSGDLAVEGAAAWATGGLSLVAGQITRRLTAFGNPCNKVLKRDAPGAGP